The Cheilinus undulatus linkage group 2, ASM1832078v1, whole genome shotgun sequence genome has a window encoding:
- the LOC121521959 gene encoding B-cell receptor CD22-like, producing the protein MTVRAAVTGLVIILLSVPVVHSQDGWAVTLPSPQICAVKGSTVDLPCSFTYPETIEGQSTIVESRKWFTDRGYPNPDLKSDPAYSGRVQYPPTGNDCTLRITDLQERDAAEYWFRFETNQPGGGATSSSGVTLSVTDLQVKVKRLQNQFELKCQSSCDVADNPSYVWYQNQWKINEWTSTLGVSFQDINKYSCAFRGREEYRSPEVYAPTSCSVLLSPTGEIRENSGVTLTCSSDANPAPEYTWYKQNAREALSKTSELIFTSIQSSDSGYYSCGAKNELGERMSQYAHVDVKYAPKPPSVSVSPSAEIKEGGSVTLTCSSDANPAATYAWYKTPYSPHLSTKNTLDFSSIKVSDSGQYYCMAKNILGQESGSVTVDVKCK; encoded by the exons ATGACTGTGAGAGCAGCAGTGACTGGACTGGTTATCATCCTTCTCTCTGTGCCAG TGGTCCACAGTCAGGATGGCTGGGCTGTGACTCTCCCCTCTCCTCAGATCTGTGCAGTGAAAGGATCAACAGTGGACCTACCCTGCAGCTTCACATATCCAGAAACAATAGAGGGGCAGTCCACTATTGTAGAGAGCAGAAAGTGGTTCACAGACAGAGGTTATCCTAACCCTGACCTGAAATCAGACCCAGCCTACTCAGGTCGTGTGCAGTATCCTCCTACTGGGAATGACTGCACTCTGAGAATCACAGACctgcaggagagagatgcagcTGAGTACTGGTTCAGATTTGAGACCAACCAACCAGGTGGAGGAGCTACTTCTTCATCTGGGGTCACTTTGTCTGTCACAG ACCTTCAGGTCAAAGTGAAAAGATTACAGAACCAGTTTGAGCTGAAGTGCCAGAGCAGCTGTGATGTGGCTGATAATCCTTCATATGTCTGGTACCAAAACCaatggaaaataaatgaatggacATCCACTTTAGGAGTCTCTTTCCAAGATATCAACAAGTATTCCTGTGCATTTAGAGGACGAGAGGAGTACCGCTCTCCAGAAGTGT ATGCTCCAACATCTTGTTCAGTGTTGCTGAGTCCCACTGGTGAAATCAGGGAGAACAGTGGAGTGACTCTGAcctgtagcagtgatgctaacccAGCACCTGAGTATACCTGGTATAAGCAGAATGCCAGAGAAGCTCTCAGTAAAACGTCAGAGCTCATCTTCACTTCCATTCAGTCCTCTGACTCTGGATACTACAGCTGTGGAGCAAAGAATGAGCTGGGGGAGAGGATGTCTCAGTACGCTCATGTGGATGTGAAAT ATGCTCCAAAGCCTCCCTCTGTGTCAGTGAGTCCCTCTGCTGAGATTAAGGAGGGCGGCTCAGTGACTCTGACCTGCAGCAGTGATGCTAACCCAGCAGCCACTTATGCCTGGTACAAAACACCATATTCACCACATCTCAGCACTAAAAACACACTTGACTTCAGCTCCATCAAGGTCTCTGACTCTGGGCAGTATTACTGTATGGCTAAGAACATCCTGGGGCAGGAATCTGGATCTGTTACTGTTGATGTGAAGTGTAAGTGA